The Gambusia affinis linkage group LG11, SWU_Gaff_1.0, whole genome shotgun sequence genome contains a region encoding:
- the LOC122839751 gene encoding interferon alpha/beta receptor 2-like isoform X2, giving the protein MGLWTPLLLLLHLVCVSLPAPANVSITSYNMEHILRFWPDPRTPPDARFTVQIHSTRKQRWKTVAECAELTAGQTCNLTSKLKDMFGYYLARVQALRTNQTSNWTSSNLFHPLEDTFLGPPEFSVSGCGNCLVLQVRDGPGTPSYHNEELKDLHKEMELNVRRTRDGAEFRLKQSYQQETVISYLQPGVEYCVSVSFKSFINRNSVPSEYRCAFTSPPPPQHTLFLVLGLLGGFTLLVVIFVGRFIYSSKVKNQHLPSMKFRSQSYTCLMSSLTEEDGVTT; this is encoded by the exons ATGGGGCTGTGGACGCCGCTTCTCCTGCTCCTACACCTGG TCTGCGTTTCCCTCCCAGCGCCGGCCAACGTTTCCATCACCTCCTACAACATGGAGCACATCCTGAGGTTCTGGCCGGACCCACGGACCCCCCCAGACGCCCGCTTCACGGTCCAGATCCACAGCACCAG GAAGCAGCGATGGAAAACGGTGGCTGAGTGCGCCGAGCTGACAGCCGGACAGACTTGCAATCTAACCAGCAAACTAAAGGACATGTTTGGCTACTACTTGGCCCGAGTCCAAGCCTTAAGGACCAACCAGACCTCCAACTGGACCTCATCGAATCTGTTCCACCCTCTGGAAGACA CGTTTCTGGGACCGCCTGAGTTTTCCGTATCCGGCTGTGGGAACTGTTTGGTCCTGCAGGTCCGAGACGGCCCGGGGACTCCCTCCTATCACAACGAGGAACTGAAGGACCTGCACAAGGAAATGGAGCTGAACGTGAGGAGAACCAGAGACGGCGCCGAG ttcagaCTGAAGCAGTCCTACCAGCAGGAGACCGTGATCTCGTACCTGCAGCCAGGTGTGGAGTACTGCGTCTCCGTCTCCTTCAAGTCCTTCATAAACCGGAACAGCGTCCCCAGCGAATACCGTTGCGCCTTCACCAGTCCTCCTCCACCCCAGCACACAT TGTTCCTGGTCCTTGGCCTGTTGGGGGGATTTACTCTTTTGGTGGTCATCTTCGTGGGCCGGTTCATCTACAGCAGCAAG GTTAAAAATCAGCATCTGCCCTCCATGAAGTTCAGATCGCAGTCCTACACCTGCCTGATGTCTTCTCTCACAGAGGAGGACGGCGTTACGACCTAA
- the LOC122839751 gene encoding interferon alpha/beta receptor 2-like isoform X3: MGLWTPLLLLLHLAVCVSLPAPANVSITSYNMEHILRFWPDPRTPPDARFTVQIHSTRKQRWKTVAECAELTAGQTCNLTSKLKDMFGYYLARVQALRTNQTSNWTSSNLFHPLEDTFLGPPEFSVSGCGNCLVLQVRDGPGTPSYHNEELKDLHKEMELNVRRTRDGAEFRLKQSYQQETVISYLQPGVEYCVSVSFKSFINRNSVPSEYRCAFTSPPPPQHTLFLVLGLLGGFTLLVVIFVGRFIYSSKVSLELLRRHLNRLKISICPP, from the exons ATGGGGCTGTGGACGCCGCTTCTCCTGCTCCTACACCTGG CAGTCTGCGTTTCCCTCCCAGCGCCGGCCAACGTTTCCATCACCTCCTACAACATGGAGCACATCCTGAGGTTCTGGCCGGACCCACGGACCCCCCCAGACGCCCGCTTCACGGTCCAGATCCACAGCACCAG GAAGCAGCGATGGAAAACGGTGGCTGAGTGCGCCGAGCTGACAGCCGGACAGACTTGCAATCTAACCAGCAAACTAAAGGACATGTTTGGCTACTACTTGGCCCGAGTCCAAGCCTTAAGGACCAACCAGACCTCCAACTGGACCTCATCGAATCTGTTCCACCCTCTGGAAGACA CGTTTCTGGGACCGCCTGAGTTTTCCGTATCCGGCTGTGGGAACTGTTTGGTCCTGCAGGTCCGAGACGGCCCGGGGACTCCCTCCTATCACAACGAGGAACTGAAGGACCTGCACAAGGAAATGGAGCTGAACGTGAGGAGAACCAGAGACGGCGCCGAG ttcagaCTGAAGCAGTCCTACCAGCAGGAGACCGTGATCTCGTACCTGCAGCCAGGTGTGGAGTACTGCGTCTCCGTCTCCTTCAAGTCCTTCATAAACCGGAACAGCGTCCCCAGCGAATACCGTTGCGCCTTCACCAGTCCTCCTCCACCCCAGCACACAT TGTTCCTGGTCCTTGGCCTGTTGGGGGGATTTACTCTTTTGGTGGTCATCTTCGTGGGCCGGTTCATCTACAGCAGCAAGGTGAGCTTGGAATTACTGAGACGACACCTTAACAG GTTAAAAATCAGCATCTGCCCTCCATGA
- the LOC122839751 gene encoding interferon alpha/beta receptor 2-like isoform X1 gives MGLWTPLLLLLHLAVCVSLPAPANVSITSYNMEHILRFWPDPRTPPDARFTVQIHSTRKQRWKTVAECAELTAGQTCNLTSKLKDMFGYYLARVQALRTNQTSNWTSSNLFHPLEDTFLGPPEFSVSGCGNCLVLQVRDGPGTPSYHNEELKDLHKEMELNVRRTRDGAEFRLKQSYQQETVISYLQPGVEYCVSVSFKSFINRNSVPSEYRCAFTSPPPPQHTLFLVLGLLGGFTLLVVIFVGRFIYSSKVKNQHLPSMKFRSQSYTCLMSSLTEEDGVTT, from the exons ATGGGGCTGTGGACGCCGCTTCTCCTGCTCCTACACCTGG CAGTCTGCGTTTCCCTCCCAGCGCCGGCCAACGTTTCCATCACCTCCTACAACATGGAGCACATCCTGAGGTTCTGGCCGGACCCACGGACCCCCCCAGACGCCCGCTTCACGGTCCAGATCCACAGCACCAG GAAGCAGCGATGGAAAACGGTGGCTGAGTGCGCCGAGCTGACAGCCGGACAGACTTGCAATCTAACCAGCAAACTAAAGGACATGTTTGGCTACTACTTGGCCCGAGTCCAAGCCTTAAGGACCAACCAGACCTCCAACTGGACCTCATCGAATCTGTTCCACCCTCTGGAAGACA CGTTTCTGGGACCGCCTGAGTTTTCCGTATCCGGCTGTGGGAACTGTTTGGTCCTGCAGGTCCGAGACGGCCCGGGGACTCCCTCCTATCACAACGAGGAACTGAAGGACCTGCACAAGGAAATGGAGCTGAACGTGAGGAGAACCAGAGACGGCGCCGAG ttcagaCTGAAGCAGTCCTACCAGCAGGAGACCGTGATCTCGTACCTGCAGCCAGGTGTGGAGTACTGCGTCTCCGTCTCCTTCAAGTCCTTCATAAACCGGAACAGCGTCCCCAGCGAATACCGTTGCGCCTTCACCAGTCCTCCTCCACCCCAGCACACAT TGTTCCTGGTCCTTGGCCTGTTGGGGGGATTTACTCTTTTGGTGGTCATCTTCGTGGGCCGGTTCATCTACAGCAGCAAG GTTAAAAATCAGCATCTGCCCTCCATGAAGTTCAGATCGCAGTCCTACACCTGCCTGATGTCTTCTCTCACAGAGGAGGACGGCGTTACGACCTAA